A portion of the Hoplias malabaricus isolate fHopMal1 chromosome 1, fHopMal1.hap1, whole genome shotgun sequence genome contains these proteins:
- the LOC136692114 gene encoding solute carrier family 12 member 7-like isoform X1, with protein sequence MPTNFTVVPVEDGQISSPDGDGESPGEYEKAGLYAAGNETPGEDSPFLTISEHERSCDGKNMALFEEEMDSTPMVSSLLNKLANYTNLTQGVIDHEKAESEDGVKKVTIKGPQMGTFIGVFLPCMQNILGVILFLRLTWIVGTAGVLGSFAIVFLCCTCTLLTAISMSAIATNGVVPAGGSYYMISRSLGPEFGGAVGICFYLGTTFAGSMYILGTIEILLMYIVPEGALFEDKMDEPVSQRNNMRVYGSCCLALMAVMVFVGVKYVNKLALVFLSCVILSIMAIYAGVIRTVIAPPDFQVCFLGNRTLKNDHFDECAKTKFNTTTELWQLFCNGSSSLNASCDAYFAQNNVTQMRAIPGLGSTAITDNLWGNYGPREILTVQNRSSVDAEDPNKDTENNNNHRLYVFSDITTSFTIMVGIYFPSVTGILAGCNRSGDLRDAQRSIPIGTIMAIVTTSIIYMSSVVLIGACVEGVVLRDKFGFSVKRTPVIGILAWPSPWLLVIGSFFSCCGAGLQSLTSAPRLLQAIARDGIVPFLEVFGHSKSNGEPTWALLLTAGICEIGILIASLDDVAPILSMFFLMCYLFVNLACAVQTLLHTPNWRPRFKFYHWSLSFLGMSLCLSLMFVSSWYYALASMLIAGCIYKYIEYRGAEKEWGDGIRGLSLNAARYALIKLEEAPPHTKNWRPQLLVLLTLDSDLVVKHPRLLSFTSQLKAGKGLTIVSSVLQGTFMARSADAKRSEENVKASMAAEKTKGFCHVVVCSNLRDGFSNLIQSAGLGGMKHNTVLMAWPLHWRQAEDSSSWKNFIETVRETTAAHQALLVAKNIDLFPSNTQRLAEGTIDVWWIVHDGGLLMLLPFLLRQHKVWKKCKMRIFTVAHLDDNSIQMKKDLYMFMYQLRLDAEVEVVEMHASDISAFTYEKTLVMEQRSQMLRQMHLSKTEREREIQSISDESRSSIKRKNHMKEPTPNTLQVPGMSSLENEGQRNVKAQGGHPEKHSPVSDHVQMTWTKEKFISERNRHHDATLGVRDMFSMKPEWGNLNQSNVRRMHTAVKLNEVVVNKSHKAHLVLLNMPGPPKNKDGDESYMEFLEVLMEGLDRVLLVRGGGREVVTIYS encoded by the exons caggtaatgAAACCCCTGGAGAGGACAGTCCCTTCCTTACCATCAGTGAGCATGAGAGGAGCTGTGATGGAAAGAACATGGCACTGTTTGAG GAAGAAATGGACAGCACTCCAATGGTGTCATCCCTGCTCAACAAACTGGCCAACTACACCAACCTGACACAGGGGGTTATTGATCATGAGAAAGCGGAGAGTGAGGATGGCGTTAAGAAGGTCACCATCAAG GGACCTCAGATGGGCACATTTAtcggtgtgttcctgccctgcatGCAGAACATCCTGGGTGTGATTCTGTTCCTGCGTCTAACGTGGATTGTGGGCACAGCTGGAGTCCTGGGCTCTTTTGCCATTGTTTTCCTGTGTTGTACCTGT ACACTGCTTACAGCAATATCAATGAGTGCTATTGCAACTAATGGAGTGGTGCCAG ctGGTGGCTCATATTATATGATCTCAAGGTCACTGGGTCCAGAGTTTGGAGGTGCTGTCGGTATATGCTTCTATCTGGGTACAACTTTTGCTGGATCCATGTATATATTGGGTACCATAGAGATATTACTG ATGTACATAGTGCCAGAAGGAGCCCTGTTTGAGGACAAAATGGATGAGCCTGTATCTCAGCGGAATAACATGCGAGTGTATGGAAGCTGCTGTTTGGCTCTTATGGCTGTGATGGTGTTTGTCGGTGTGAAGTATGTAAATAAACTGGCCCTGGTTTTCCTCTCCTGTGTGATTTTGTCTATTATGGCCATCTATGCAGGGGTCATCAGAACTGTCATCGCCCCTCCAGATTTCCA ggtgtgttttttgGGCAACCGCACGCTAAAAAATGACCACTTTGATGAATGTGCAAAGACCAAATTCAACACAACTACAGAACTGTGGCAGCTGTTCTGTAATGGGTCGTCTTCTCTCAACGCGTCTTGCGATGCCTActttgcacagaacaatgtgACACAGATGAGAGCCATTCCAGGCCTGGGCAGTACAGCTATCACAG ATAACCTATGGGGAAATTATGGTCCTCGTGAAATACTCACAGTGCAGAATCGATCTTCAGTAGATGCAGAAGATCCCAACAAGGACACTGAAAATAACAACAATCATAGGCTCTATGTCTTCAGTGACATCACAACTTCCTTCACTATAATGGTGGGAATATACTTCCCCTCAGTTACAG GGATCTTGGCGGGATGTAACCGCTCTGGGGATTTAAGGGATGCTCAGAGATCTATTCCTATTGGCACCATAATGGCCATTGTCACCACTTCCATCATCT ACATGTCCTCTGTGGTGCTGATAGGTGCCTGTGTAGAGGGAGTAGTGTTGAGAGACAA GTTTGGGTTCTCAGTGAAACGAACTCCAGTGATTGGCATTCTGGCCTGGCCCTCTCCTTGGTTGCTTGTGATTGGCTCTTTCTTCTCTTGCTGTGGAGCAGGTTTACAGAGCCTCACTAGTGCCCCCAGGCTTCTGCAAGCCATTGCACGTGATGGAATTGTGCCATTCCTAGAG gTGTTTGGTCATAGTAAATCCAATGGTGAACCAACATGGGCTTTATTGCTAACTGCAGGAATCTGTGAGATTGGAATTCTTATTGCTTCCCTGGATGATGTCGCTCCGATCCTTTCTAT GTTTTTCCTGATGTGCTACCTTTTTGTAAACCTAGCCTGTGCTGTCCAAACACTGCTACACACTCCTAACTGGAGACCAAGATTTAAATTCTATCACTG GAGTCTTTCTTTCTTGGGGATGAGCCTTTGTCTCTCCCTTATGTTTGTTTCATCCTGGTACTATGCCCTGGCCAGCATGTTGATTGCAGGATGCATCTATAAATACATTGAATACAGAGG GGCCGAGAAGGAGTGGGGGGATGGAATCAGAGGTTTATCTCTAAATGCTGCACGTTATGCCCTCATTAAGCTGGAGGAAGCACCTCCCCACACCAAAAACTGGAG GCCACAGCTGCTTGTGCTACTGACTCTAGACTCTGACTTGGTGGTGAAGCACCCACGGTTGCTCTCTTTCACATCTCAGCTGAAGGCGGGGAAAGGCCTGACTATCGTCTCTTCTGTGCTGCAGGGGACGTTTATGGCGAGGAGTGCTGATGCCAAGCGCTCTGAGGAG AATGTCAAGGCATCCATGGCTGCAGAAAAGACAAAGGGCTTCTGTCACGTTGTGGTGTGCTCCAACCTACGAGATGGTTTCTCGAACTTGATCCAGTCAGCTGGTCTGGGAGGAATGAAGCACAACACTGTTCTGATGGCTTGGCCCCTTCACTGGAGACAGGCTGAAGACTCCTCCTCATGGAAGAACTTCATTG AGACCGTGAGAGAGACAACTGCTGCTCATCAGGCTCTGCTTGTGGCTAAAAACATCGACCTCTTTCCCAGCAACACTCAGCGCCTGGCTGAAGGAACCATAGACGTCTGGTGGATTGTTCATGATGGGGGTTTGCTCATGCTGCTGCCCTTCCTGCTTCGCCAGCACAAG GTGTGGAAAAAGTGCAAGATGCGCATCTTCACTGTGGCTCACCTGGATGACAACAGCATTCAGATGAAGAAGGATCTATACATGTTCATGTACCAGCTGCGATTAGATGctgaggtggaggtggtggagatg CATGCGAGTGATATCTCAGCTTTCACCTACGAGAAAACATTGGTGATGGAGCAGCGCTCTCAGATGCTCAGGCAGATGCACCTGtccaaaacagagagagaaagagag ATTCAAAGCATTTCAGATGAATCCAGGAGctcaattaaaagaaaaaatcacATGAAGGAACCCACTCCCAACACCTTACAAGTACCAGGCATGTCATCCCTTGAGAATGAG GGTCAGAGGAATGTCAAGGCTCAGGGCGGTCATCCAGAAAAGCACAGTCCAGTCTCTGATCATGTCCAAATGACCTGGACCAAGGAGAAATTCATCAGTGAGAGAAACCGTCACCATGATGCCACCCTTGGAGTACGGGATATGTTCAGCATGAAACC aGAGTGGGGGAATCT AAACCAATCCAATGTGAGAAGAATGCACACTGCAGTGAAACTAAATGAAGTTGTGGTCAACAAATCCCACAAGGCTCATCTTGTATTGCTGAATATGCCTGGACCACCTAAAAATAAAGATGGTGATGAAAGCT ATATGGAATTTTTGGAGGTTTTAATGGAGGGTTTGGATCGAGTTCTACTTGTTCGAGGTGGAGGAAGAGAGGTTGTAACTATCTACTCTTAG
- the LOC136692114 gene encoding solute carrier family 12 member 7-like isoform X2, whose amino-acid sequence MPTNFTVVPVEDGQISSPDGDGESPGEYEKAGLYAGNETPGEDSPFLTISEHERSCDGKNMALFEEEMDSTPMVSSLLNKLANYTNLTQGVIDHEKAESEDGVKKVTIKGPQMGTFIGVFLPCMQNILGVILFLRLTWIVGTAGVLGSFAIVFLCCTCTLLTAISMSAIATNGVVPAGGSYYMISRSLGPEFGGAVGICFYLGTTFAGSMYILGTIEILLMYIVPEGALFEDKMDEPVSQRNNMRVYGSCCLALMAVMVFVGVKYVNKLALVFLSCVILSIMAIYAGVIRTVIAPPDFQVCFLGNRTLKNDHFDECAKTKFNTTTELWQLFCNGSSSLNASCDAYFAQNNVTQMRAIPGLGSTAITDNLWGNYGPREILTVQNRSSVDAEDPNKDTENNNNHRLYVFSDITTSFTIMVGIYFPSVTGILAGCNRSGDLRDAQRSIPIGTIMAIVTTSIIYMSSVVLIGACVEGVVLRDKFGFSVKRTPVIGILAWPSPWLLVIGSFFSCCGAGLQSLTSAPRLLQAIARDGIVPFLEVFGHSKSNGEPTWALLLTAGICEIGILIASLDDVAPILSMFFLMCYLFVNLACAVQTLLHTPNWRPRFKFYHWSLSFLGMSLCLSLMFVSSWYYALASMLIAGCIYKYIEYRGAEKEWGDGIRGLSLNAARYALIKLEEAPPHTKNWRPQLLVLLTLDSDLVVKHPRLLSFTSQLKAGKGLTIVSSVLQGTFMARSADAKRSEENVKASMAAEKTKGFCHVVVCSNLRDGFSNLIQSAGLGGMKHNTVLMAWPLHWRQAEDSSSWKNFIETVRETTAAHQALLVAKNIDLFPSNTQRLAEGTIDVWWIVHDGGLLMLLPFLLRQHKVWKKCKMRIFTVAHLDDNSIQMKKDLYMFMYQLRLDAEVEVVEMHASDISAFTYEKTLVMEQRSQMLRQMHLSKTEREREIQSISDESRSSIKRKNHMKEPTPNTLQVPGMSSLENEGQRNVKAQGGHPEKHSPVSDHVQMTWTKEKFISERNRHHDATLGVRDMFSMKPEWGNLNQSNVRRMHTAVKLNEVVVNKSHKAHLVLLNMPGPPKNKDGDESYMEFLEVLMEGLDRVLLVRGGGREVVTIYS is encoded by the exons gtaatgAAACCCCTGGAGAGGACAGTCCCTTCCTTACCATCAGTGAGCATGAGAGGAGCTGTGATGGAAAGAACATGGCACTGTTTGAG GAAGAAATGGACAGCACTCCAATGGTGTCATCCCTGCTCAACAAACTGGCCAACTACACCAACCTGACACAGGGGGTTATTGATCATGAGAAAGCGGAGAGTGAGGATGGCGTTAAGAAGGTCACCATCAAG GGACCTCAGATGGGCACATTTAtcggtgtgttcctgccctgcatGCAGAACATCCTGGGTGTGATTCTGTTCCTGCGTCTAACGTGGATTGTGGGCACAGCTGGAGTCCTGGGCTCTTTTGCCATTGTTTTCCTGTGTTGTACCTGT ACACTGCTTACAGCAATATCAATGAGTGCTATTGCAACTAATGGAGTGGTGCCAG ctGGTGGCTCATATTATATGATCTCAAGGTCACTGGGTCCAGAGTTTGGAGGTGCTGTCGGTATATGCTTCTATCTGGGTACAACTTTTGCTGGATCCATGTATATATTGGGTACCATAGAGATATTACTG ATGTACATAGTGCCAGAAGGAGCCCTGTTTGAGGACAAAATGGATGAGCCTGTATCTCAGCGGAATAACATGCGAGTGTATGGAAGCTGCTGTTTGGCTCTTATGGCTGTGATGGTGTTTGTCGGTGTGAAGTATGTAAATAAACTGGCCCTGGTTTTCCTCTCCTGTGTGATTTTGTCTATTATGGCCATCTATGCAGGGGTCATCAGAACTGTCATCGCCCCTCCAGATTTCCA ggtgtgttttttgGGCAACCGCACGCTAAAAAATGACCACTTTGATGAATGTGCAAAGACCAAATTCAACACAACTACAGAACTGTGGCAGCTGTTCTGTAATGGGTCGTCTTCTCTCAACGCGTCTTGCGATGCCTActttgcacagaacaatgtgACACAGATGAGAGCCATTCCAGGCCTGGGCAGTACAGCTATCACAG ATAACCTATGGGGAAATTATGGTCCTCGTGAAATACTCACAGTGCAGAATCGATCTTCAGTAGATGCAGAAGATCCCAACAAGGACACTGAAAATAACAACAATCATAGGCTCTATGTCTTCAGTGACATCACAACTTCCTTCACTATAATGGTGGGAATATACTTCCCCTCAGTTACAG GGATCTTGGCGGGATGTAACCGCTCTGGGGATTTAAGGGATGCTCAGAGATCTATTCCTATTGGCACCATAATGGCCATTGTCACCACTTCCATCATCT ACATGTCCTCTGTGGTGCTGATAGGTGCCTGTGTAGAGGGAGTAGTGTTGAGAGACAA GTTTGGGTTCTCAGTGAAACGAACTCCAGTGATTGGCATTCTGGCCTGGCCCTCTCCTTGGTTGCTTGTGATTGGCTCTTTCTTCTCTTGCTGTGGAGCAGGTTTACAGAGCCTCACTAGTGCCCCCAGGCTTCTGCAAGCCATTGCACGTGATGGAATTGTGCCATTCCTAGAG gTGTTTGGTCATAGTAAATCCAATGGTGAACCAACATGGGCTTTATTGCTAACTGCAGGAATCTGTGAGATTGGAATTCTTATTGCTTCCCTGGATGATGTCGCTCCGATCCTTTCTAT GTTTTTCCTGATGTGCTACCTTTTTGTAAACCTAGCCTGTGCTGTCCAAACACTGCTACACACTCCTAACTGGAGACCAAGATTTAAATTCTATCACTG GAGTCTTTCTTTCTTGGGGATGAGCCTTTGTCTCTCCCTTATGTTTGTTTCATCCTGGTACTATGCCCTGGCCAGCATGTTGATTGCAGGATGCATCTATAAATACATTGAATACAGAGG GGCCGAGAAGGAGTGGGGGGATGGAATCAGAGGTTTATCTCTAAATGCTGCACGTTATGCCCTCATTAAGCTGGAGGAAGCACCTCCCCACACCAAAAACTGGAG GCCACAGCTGCTTGTGCTACTGACTCTAGACTCTGACTTGGTGGTGAAGCACCCACGGTTGCTCTCTTTCACATCTCAGCTGAAGGCGGGGAAAGGCCTGACTATCGTCTCTTCTGTGCTGCAGGGGACGTTTATGGCGAGGAGTGCTGATGCCAAGCGCTCTGAGGAG AATGTCAAGGCATCCATGGCTGCAGAAAAGACAAAGGGCTTCTGTCACGTTGTGGTGTGCTCCAACCTACGAGATGGTTTCTCGAACTTGATCCAGTCAGCTGGTCTGGGAGGAATGAAGCACAACACTGTTCTGATGGCTTGGCCCCTTCACTGGAGACAGGCTGAAGACTCCTCCTCATGGAAGAACTTCATTG AGACCGTGAGAGAGACAACTGCTGCTCATCAGGCTCTGCTTGTGGCTAAAAACATCGACCTCTTTCCCAGCAACACTCAGCGCCTGGCTGAAGGAACCATAGACGTCTGGTGGATTGTTCATGATGGGGGTTTGCTCATGCTGCTGCCCTTCCTGCTTCGCCAGCACAAG GTGTGGAAAAAGTGCAAGATGCGCATCTTCACTGTGGCTCACCTGGATGACAACAGCATTCAGATGAAGAAGGATCTATACATGTTCATGTACCAGCTGCGATTAGATGctgaggtggaggtggtggagatg CATGCGAGTGATATCTCAGCTTTCACCTACGAGAAAACATTGGTGATGGAGCAGCGCTCTCAGATGCTCAGGCAGATGCACCTGtccaaaacagagagagaaagagag ATTCAAAGCATTTCAGATGAATCCAGGAGctcaattaaaagaaaaaatcacATGAAGGAACCCACTCCCAACACCTTACAAGTACCAGGCATGTCATCCCTTGAGAATGAG GGTCAGAGGAATGTCAAGGCTCAGGGCGGTCATCCAGAAAAGCACAGTCCAGTCTCTGATCATGTCCAAATGACCTGGACCAAGGAGAAATTCATCAGTGAGAGAAACCGTCACCATGATGCCACCCTTGGAGTACGGGATATGTTCAGCATGAAACC aGAGTGGGGGAATCT AAACCAATCCAATGTGAGAAGAATGCACACTGCAGTGAAACTAAATGAAGTTGTGGTCAACAAATCCCACAAGGCTCATCTTGTATTGCTGAATATGCCTGGACCACCTAAAAATAAAGATGGTGATGAAAGCT ATATGGAATTTTTGGAGGTTTTAATGGAGGGTTTGGATCGAGTTCTACTTGTTCGAGGTGGAGGAAGAGAGGTTGTAACTATCTACTCTTAG